A genome region from Eretmochelys imbricata isolate rEreImb1 chromosome 8, rEreImb1.hap1, whole genome shotgun sequence includes the following:
- the DEPDC1 gene encoding DEP domain-containing protein 1A isoform X1 → MESRLVTAGPYRATKLWNEVTKYFRAGMPLRKHRQRFRKYGNCFSAVEAVDWLQELLRSNRNFGPEVTRQQTVQLLRKFLKNHVIEDIKGRWGSENLDDNNNLFRFPSTSPVKTLPRRSLLKEDTENIPKEEERLFKLPHFSRRTPKKYELLDTLENIENTKSEIMEEDKENLHRKKISQEDIEEIWRNIILIHLQTILGLPSLEEVLHSAQVIPQYVMYNMTNTSKHGVVVLQNKSEDLPHWVLSAMKCLAYWPRSNDMSQPTYVGFERDVFRTVADYFLNLPEPLLTFEYYELFVNILVVCGYITIPYRPSGKYCIQDEACDPQPSKTLHLNSFKSTECLLLSLLRKETEKQEEESEPSGNISQNEHTLQKGCAKKLQHYNFACKQASAHDLRGESCQNLSGLKNEQAQPLKLRARCYSLERIAATTSSFCSEVRSNSLYQSDINIKSGKNKENPLLHSGYKAESLLNIGSNSTGQKQPCGSRRVSASTVHDQELCNGNHKSKQLCRSQSLLGSSKSRNCSGINTPVAEITVKPYPIVHLGQRKSSTTSVVTIVENEPMDSDITVNKRLCKSAVELSENSFIPASFMLTGTQNLLRPHLERVAIEALQICCLLLPPPNRRKLQLLMRMISRISQNVDMPRLHDAMGTRSLMIQTFSRCVLCCAEEVDLDELLATRLVSFLMDHQQDIFQVPAYLQVAVQDHIESLKNAQFQHPGEDISAILPTYSYCKRITPQEFDEQKVSTSQAAVAELLDNIIRDKSLSLRDKKKKLKRFQKEYPLIYQNRFPTTESEAILFENKPTIKQPMLSLKKPKFRSLRY, encoded by the exons ATGGAGAGCCGGCTGGTGACAGCGGGGCCCTACCGCGCCACAAAGCTG TGGAATGAAGTTACTAAATACTTTCGAGCAGGGATGCCACTGCGGAAGCACAGGCAACGTTTCAGAAAATACGGGAATTGTTTTAGTGCCGTGGAAGCTGTGGACTGGCTCCAGGAACTGCTTAGGAGCAACAGGAATTTTGGTCCAGAAGTTACTAGGCAACAAACCGTTCAATTACTAAGAAAGTTTCTCAAGAATCATGTAATTGAGGATATAAAAGGAAGATGGGGATCAGAAAATCTAGATGACAACAACAACCTATTCAG ATTCCCTTCAACCTCTCCAGTTAAAACTTTGCCAAGAAGGTCCCTGTTGAAAGAGGACACAGAAAATATTCCAAAAGAGGAAGAAAGGCTCTTTAAACTACCACATTTCTCCAGAAGGACTCCTAAAAAATATGAATTACTTGATACTCTG GAGAACATAGAAAACACAAAAAGTGAAATAATGGAAGAGGACAAGGAAAACTTACACAGGAAGAAAATAAGTCAAGAGGATATAGAAGAAATTTGGCGAAACATAATTTTGATACA CTTGCAAACCATTTTAGGTCTACCATCTTTGGAAGAAGTCTTGCACTCAGCGCAAGTAATTCCTCAATATGTCATGTACAACATGACTAACACAAGTAAACATGGTGTTGTTGTTCTGCAAAACAAAtcag aagacCTCCCTCATTGGGTATTGTCAGCTATGAAGTGCCTTGCATACT GGCCTAGAAGTAATGACATGAGCCAACCAACTTACGTTGGTTTTGAACGGGATGTGTTCAGAACAGTTGCTGATTACTTTCTCAATCTACCTGAACCATTGCTTACTTTTGAATACTATGAACTGTTTGTGAACATTCTTG TTGTGTGTGGCTACATCACAATTCCATATAGAcccagtggaaaatactgtatcCAAGATGAGGCGTGTGACCCACAGCCTTCAAAAACTCTGCACTTGAACTCTTTCAAGTCAACTGAATGTCTTCTACTAAGTTTACTTCGAAAAGAGACTGAAAAACAAGAGGAAGAATCTGAGCCTTCTGGAAATATTTCCCAAAATGAACATACTCTTCAAAAAGGATGTGCTAAAAAATTACAGCACTATAACTTTGCGTGTAAACAAGCCAGTGctcatgacttaagaggagaaaGTTGTCAAAATCTGTCAGGTTTAAAGAATGAACAGGCCCAGCCTCTCAAACTTAGGGCAAGGTGCTATTCTTTGGAACGAATTGCAGCTACTACCTCAAGTTTTTGTAGTGAAGTGAGATCAAACTCCCTCTATCAATCTGACATTAACATAAAGTCAGGCAAAAATAAGGAAAACCCACTACTACACTCTGGGTACAAAGCAGAATCGCTGTTGAATATTGGATCAAATAGCACTGGGCAGAAACAACCGTGTGGTTCCAGGAGAGTGTCTGCATCAACAGTTCACGATCAAGAGCTATGTAATGGGAATCACAAATCTAAGCAACTCTGCAGGTCTCAGAGTTTACTTGGAAGCAGTAAGTCCAGAAATTGCAGTGGCATCAATACACCTGTTGCTGAAATCACAGTAAAACCATATCCAATAGTTCATCTTGGACAAAGGAAATCAAGTACTACCAGTGTGGTTACTATAGTAGAAAATGAGCCTATGGATTCTGATATCACAGTCAATAAACGACTCTGCAAAAGTGCAGTAGAACTTTCAGAAAACTCTTTCATTCCAGCTTCCTTTATGTTGACTGGCACGCAAA ATCTTCTCCGGCCTCATTTAGAAAGGGTTGCCATTGAAGCACTACAGATATGCTGTTTGTTGCTTCCTCCACCAAATCGTAGAAAGCTTCAACTCCTAATGCGTATGATCTCTCGAATCAGCCAAAATGTTGATATGCCTCGACTTCATGATGCAATGGGCACAAGGTCTCTG ATGATACAGACTTTTTCTCGATGTGTGTTATGCTGTGCAGAAGAAGTGGACCTTGATGAGCTACTTGCCACAAGATTAGTTTCATTTCTAATGGATCATCAGCAGGACATTTTTCAAGTTCCAGCTTACCTACAGGTTGCAGTGCAAGATCATATAGAATCTCTAAAGAACGCTCAG TTCCAACATCCAGGGGAAGACATCAGTGCTATTTTGCCAACTTATTCATATTGTAAGCGGATAACTCCTCAGGAGTTTGATGAACAAAAAGTTTCTACCTCTCAAGCTGCAGTTGCAGAACTCTTGGACAACATTATCCGGGACAAAAGCTTGTCTctgagagacaaaaagaaaaagctaAAACGG tttcaGAAGGAATATCCACTGATCTACCAGAACAGATTTCCAACTACAGAAAGTGAAGCAATATTAtttgaaaacaaaccaacaatTAAGCAACCAATGCTTAGCCTGAAAAAACCAAAGTTTCGTAGCCTAAGATACTAA
- the DEPDC1 gene encoding DEP domain-containing protein 1A isoform X2: MESRLVTAGPYRATKLWNEVTKYFRAGMPLRKHRQRFRKYGNCFSAVEAVDWLQELLRSNRNFGPEVTRQQTVQLLRKFLKNHVIEDIKGRWGSENLDDNNNLFRFPSTSPVKTLPRRSLLKEDTENIPKEEERLFKLPHFSRRTPKKYELLDTLENIENTKSEIMEEDKENLHRKKISQEDIEEIWRNIILIHLQTILGLPSLEEVLHSAQVIPQYVMYNMTNTSKHGVVVLQNKSEDLPHWVLSAMKCLAYWPRSNDMSQPTYVGFERDVFRTVADYFLNLPEPLLTFEYYELFVNILDLLRPHLERVAIEALQICCLLLPPPNRRKLQLLMRMISRISQNVDMPRLHDAMGTRSLMIQTFSRCVLCCAEEVDLDELLATRLVSFLMDHQQDIFQVPAYLQVAVQDHIESLKNAQFQHPGEDISAILPTYSYCKRITPQEFDEQKVSTSQAAVAELLDNIIRDKSLSLRDKKKKLKRFQKEYPLIYQNRFPTTESEAILFENKPTIKQPMLSLKKPKFRSLRY; the protein is encoded by the exons ATGGAGAGCCGGCTGGTGACAGCGGGGCCCTACCGCGCCACAAAGCTG TGGAATGAAGTTACTAAATACTTTCGAGCAGGGATGCCACTGCGGAAGCACAGGCAACGTTTCAGAAAATACGGGAATTGTTTTAGTGCCGTGGAAGCTGTGGACTGGCTCCAGGAACTGCTTAGGAGCAACAGGAATTTTGGTCCAGAAGTTACTAGGCAACAAACCGTTCAATTACTAAGAAAGTTTCTCAAGAATCATGTAATTGAGGATATAAAAGGAAGATGGGGATCAGAAAATCTAGATGACAACAACAACCTATTCAG ATTCCCTTCAACCTCTCCAGTTAAAACTTTGCCAAGAAGGTCCCTGTTGAAAGAGGACACAGAAAATATTCCAAAAGAGGAAGAAAGGCTCTTTAAACTACCACATTTCTCCAGAAGGACTCCTAAAAAATATGAATTACTTGATACTCTG GAGAACATAGAAAACACAAAAAGTGAAATAATGGAAGAGGACAAGGAAAACTTACACAGGAAGAAAATAAGTCAAGAGGATATAGAAGAAATTTGGCGAAACATAATTTTGATACA CTTGCAAACCATTTTAGGTCTACCATCTTTGGAAGAAGTCTTGCACTCAGCGCAAGTAATTCCTCAATATGTCATGTACAACATGACTAACACAAGTAAACATGGTGTTGTTGTTCTGCAAAACAAAtcag aagacCTCCCTCATTGGGTATTGTCAGCTATGAAGTGCCTTGCATACT GGCCTAGAAGTAATGACATGAGCCAACCAACTTACGTTGGTTTTGAACGGGATGTGTTCAGAACAGTTGCTGATTACTTTCTCAATCTACCTGAACCATTGCTTACTTTTGAATACTATGAACTGTTTGTGAACATTCTTG ATCTTCTCCGGCCTCATTTAGAAAGGGTTGCCATTGAAGCACTACAGATATGCTGTTTGTTGCTTCCTCCACCAAATCGTAGAAAGCTTCAACTCCTAATGCGTATGATCTCTCGAATCAGCCAAAATGTTGATATGCCTCGACTTCATGATGCAATGGGCACAAGGTCTCTG ATGATACAGACTTTTTCTCGATGTGTGTTATGCTGTGCAGAAGAAGTGGACCTTGATGAGCTACTTGCCACAAGATTAGTTTCATTTCTAATGGATCATCAGCAGGACATTTTTCAAGTTCCAGCTTACCTACAGGTTGCAGTGCAAGATCATATAGAATCTCTAAAGAACGCTCAG TTCCAACATCCAGGGGAAGACATCAGTGCTATTTTGCCAACTTATTCATATTGTAAGCGGATAACTCCTCAGGAGTTTGATGAACAAAAAGTTTCTACCTCTCAAGCTGCAGTTGCAGAACTCTTGGACAACATTATCCGGGACAAAAGCTTGTCTctgagagacaaaaagaaaaagctaAAACGG tttcaGAAGGAATATCCACTGATCTACCAGAACAGATTTCCAACTACAGAAAGTGAAGCAATATTAtttgaaaacaaaccaacaatTAAGCAACCAATGCTTAGCCTGAAAAAACCAAAGTTTCGTAGCCTAAGATACTAA